From the genome of Sphingomonas sp. HMP6, one region includes:
- a CDS encoding Crp/Fnr family transcriptional regulator, protein MVVLTANERRALELLEERTRPVPRGATVQRENDTTGEMFILRTGMMMSSVLLVDGSRQILRFHFAGDMIAVSGLAYREASETISALSDCVVCPFERSAFAAVLADHPRLAALIIVCNQVERAALTDRLAVLGRTSAKARVAAILIDLRNRMRMLDAGISTSFALGLTQEEIGDATGLTAVHVNRMLRQLEDEGMLAREAGRFTFTDERALERAANFVDRYAGLDLGWLPAGR, encoded by the coding sequence ATGGTAGTGCTGACCGCGAACGAACGGCGGGCGCTCGAGCTGCTGGAGGAGCGCACCCGACCGGTCCCACGCGGGGCCACGGTACAGCGCGAGAACGATACGACCGGAGAGATGTTCATCCTTCGAACAGGGATGATGATGTCTTCGGTCCTGCTGGTTGATGGCAGTCGCCAAATCCTCCGCTTTCATTTCGCGGGGGACATGATCGCCGTATCGGGCCTGGCGTATCGCGAGGCGAGCGAGACGATCTCGGCTTTGTCCGACTGCGTGGTCTGCCCGTTCGAACGGTCCGCCTTCGCGGCGGTATTGGCGGACCATCCACGGCTCGCGGCGCTCATCATAGTATGTAACCAGGTCGAGCGTGCCGCGCTGACCGATCGTCTGGCGGTGCTGGGGCGCACCTCTGCCAAGGCGCGCGTCGCGGCGATCCTGATCGATTTGCGCAACCGGATGCGGATGCTCGACGCTGGCATCAGCACCAGCTTTGCGCTTGGCCTGACGCAGGAAGAGATTGGCGATGCGACGGGTTTGACCGCAGTCCACGTCAACCGGATGCTGCGGCAATTAGAGGATGAAGGCATGCTCGCGCGTGAAGCGGGCCGTTTCACCTTTACGGACGAACGCGCGCTGGAGCGGGCAGCGAATTTCGTCGATCGCTATGCCGGGCTCGATCTGGGATGGTTGCCGGCTGGCCGCTGA
- the clpS gene encoding ATP-dependent Clp protease adapter ClpS produces the protein MAERRDGPDDGGKGDDEGTGIGVATRTRAKTKQPTPYRVLLLNDDYTPMEFVVLVLQRFFRMDMEAATRVMLHVHQKGVGVCGIFSYEVAETKVSQVLDFARQNQHPLQCMLEKA, from the coding sequence ATGGCCGAGCGCCGCGATGGTCCCGACGATGGCGGAAAAGGTGACGACGAGGGCACCGGCATTGGTGTCGCGACCCGCACGCGCGCCAAGACCAAACAGCCCACGCCCTACCGCGTCCTGCTGCTCAACGACGATTACACGCCGATGGAATTCGTCGTGCTCGTGCTGCAGCGCTTCTTCCGCATGGATATGGAAGCGGCGACCCGGGTGATGCTCCACGTCCATCAAAAGGGCGTCGGGGTGTGCGGCATCTTCAGCTACGAAGTGGCCGAAACCAAGGTCAGCCAGGTTCTCGATTTCGCGCGGCAGAACCAGCATCCGCTGCAATGCATGCTGGAAAAGGCGTGA